Proteins from a single region of Mycoplasma leachii PG50:
- the mgtE gene encoding magnesium transporter, whose translation MVDLENKEQEILEFYNNKEFDKCIEIIKKLRYADVGEILNYLDEKIAFNLYKKLEINKASEIFNYLSFDLKEYILTNLSQTKIKQLINDLYTDDVINAVENMPVEVVKRVFNAASKEQKKEIASILKYDIDTAGSIMSVNFLSVKQTTTVSKTIKEIQKNHDDYDEIDDVFVVNKLNQLVGSIEVKDLILNDMNTKIEDIMNTKVISINSNQSQEDASNALKKYDISTLAVVDNNNVLVGIITSDDIIDVLIEETNEDMQKYTGIRTNETNYFDTSIFKMFISRIWSLVLMLGLTIITNSLLLIIFQKYNWTPAIKTKEELLFMLIPLSIILSTVIICCANQTLVMIRRAISLEQINKKSLKTIALKELVISLMISFVLVIVNLLKMILIYAVKYNANLTNINIWNSILISSIGIFISIIFANLLSLFLPLIVKKIGKDSSSVSLPLFALIIDILCVGVFLGIGLLV comes from the coding sequence ATGGTGGATTTAGAAAATAAAGAACAAGAGATTTTAGAATTTTATAATAATAAAGAATTTGATAAATGTATAGAAATTATTAAAAAATTAAGATATGCTGATGTTGGTGAAATTTTAAATTATTTAGATGAAAAAATTGCTTTTAATCTATATAAAAAATTAGAAATAAATAAAGCTAGTGAAATCTTTAATTATTTATCTTTTGATTTAAAAGAATATATACTTACTAATTTAAGTCAAACTAAAATTAAACAATTAATTAATGACTTATATACAGATGATGTTATTAATGCTGTTGAAAATATGCCTGTTGAAGTTGTTAAAAGAGTTTTTAATGCCGCTTCAAAAGAACAAAAAAAAGAAATTGCTAGCATTTTAAAATATGATATTGATACTGCTGGAAGTATTATGAGTGTTAATTTTTTATCTGTCAAACAAACTACTACAGTTTCTAAAACTATTAAAGAAATACAAAAAAATCATGACGATTATGATGAAATTGATGATGTTTTTGTAGTAAATAAATTAAATCAATTGGTGGGGAGTATTGAAGTAAAAGATTTAATCTTAAACGACATGAACACTAAAATTGAAGATATTATGAATACTAAAGTGATTAGTATTAATTCAAACCAATCTCAAGAAGATGCAAGTAATGCTTTAAAAAAATATGATATTAGTACTTTAGCTGTAGTTGATAATAATAACGTTTTAGTTGGAATTATTACTTCAGATGATATTATTGATGTTTTAATTGAAGAAACTAATGAAGATATGCAAAAATACACTGGAATAAGAACAAATGAAACTAATTATTTTGATACTTCAATTTTTAAAATGTTTATTTCAAGAATTTGATCATTAGTTTTAATGTTAGGACTAACTATTATTACAAATAGCCTGTTGTTAATAATTTTTCAAAAATATAATTGAACACCTGCTATAAAAACAAAAGAAGAACTATTGTTTATGCTAATTCCACTAAGTATTATTTTATCAACTGTAATTATTTGTTGTGCAAATCAAACTTTAGTAATGATTAGAAGAGCAATTAGTTTAGAACAAATTAATAAAAAAAGTTTAAAAACTATTGCTTTAAAAGAACTTGTGATTTCTTTAATGATTTCTTTTGTTTTAGTTATTGTTAATCTTTTAAAAATGATATTAATTTATGCAGTTAAATATAATGCTAATTTAACTAATATTAATATTTGAAATAGTATTTTAATATCATCAATTGGAATATTTATAAGTATTATATTTGCAAATCTTTTATCATTATTTCTACCACTAATTGTTAAAAAAATAGGAAAAGATTCTTCTTCTGTTTCTTTACCATTATTTGCTCTAATTATTGATATTTTATGTGTTGGTGTATTTTTAGGAATAGGATTACTTGTTTAA
- the deoC gene encoding deoxyribose-phosphate aldolase, whose protein sequence is MEIKLNKYIDHTLLKPEATKQDIINLCNQAIQYDFATVCVNTCWTSFCKELLKNSNVGITNVVGFPLGACLTEVKVFETKKAIENGCDEIDMVLNIGALKDKDYDLVLNDMKEVKKAANEHVVKVILENCLLTEQEIIKACELAVQAGLDFVKTSTGFNKSGANIKDVKLMSEVVKNKAQVKAAGGVRTYDDAIAMINAGASRLGTSGSVEIMLKQENKSNY, encoded by the coding sequence ATGGAAATTAAATTAAATAAATATATTGATCACACTTTATTAAAACCAGAAGCAACTAAACAAGATATTATTAATTTATGTAATCAAGCAATCCAATATGATTTTGCAACAGTTTGTGTTAATACTTGTTGAACTAGTTTTTGTAAAGAATTATTAAAAAATAGTAATGTCGGTATTACAAATGTTGTTGGTTTTCCATTAGGCGCATGTTTAACTGAAGTTAAAGTTTTTGAAACTAAAAAAGCAATTGAAAACGGTTGTGATGAAATTGATATGGTATTAAACATTGGTGCTTTAAAAGATAAAGATTATGATTTAGTTTTAAATGATATGAAAGAAGTTAAAAAAGCAGCTAATGAACATGTTGTTAAAGTTATTTTAGAAAATTGTTTATTAACAGAACAAGAAATTATTAAAGCTTGTGAATTAGCTGTTCAAGCAGGATTAGATTTTGTTAAAACTTCAACAGGATTTAATAAATCAGGAGCTAATATTAAAGATGTTAAATTAATGAGTGAAGTTGTTAAAAACAAAGCTCAAGTTAAAGCTGCTGGTGGAGTTAGAACTTATGATGATGCAATTGCAATGATAAATGCTGGAGCAAGTAGACTTGGAACTAGTGGATCTGTTGAAATAATGTTAAAACAAGAAAATAAAAGTAATTATTAA
- a CDS encoding thymidine phosphorylase, protein MFTFTDIIEKKKHNIELTQEEISWLINSYTKNEITDYQMASFCMATYFTDMTARETAFLTKAYIESGDRYDLSKISGFKADKHSTGGVGDKTSLVYAPLVASYGIKVCKLSGRGLGKTGGTVDKLESFPGWKSEVTNDEFVNVINKANMSLIAQSDNIVPADKKIYALRDVTGTIDSMPLIVASIMSKKLIVENDGLILDVKTGNGAFMATIEDAKDLANRMIEVGKQYNRKVAVVLTNMDKPLGRAIGNAIEVKEAWETLNGNGPKDFNELIATLVGITLLQAKIFTDLATAKQDVLKRLQSKQAAHYLKEFVTAQGGDWSVLENYDEVFKCKNKIEIKAVNSGFIRYKRAEEFGMILIELGAGRFKKTDTIDHAAGIYLDKQYGDYVNAGDVIMTLYTNKEVNLKWKEMVHETYELLEKEPVKEVIWEIISDDVK, encoded by the coding sequence ATGTTTACATTCACAGATATTATAGAAAAAAAGAAGCATAATATTGAATTAACTCAAGAAGAAATTTCTTGACTAATTAATAGTTATACAAAAAATGAAATTACTGATTATCAAATGGCTAGTTTTTGTATGGCTACTTATTTTACAGATATGACAGCTAGAGAAACTGCTTTTTTAACCAAAGCTTATATTGAATCTGGAGATAGATATGATTTATCTAAAATTAGTGGTTTTAAAGCAGATAAACATTCAACTGGAGGAGTTGGAGATAAAACTAGTTTAGTTTATGCTCCATTAGTTGCTAGTTATGGAATCAAAGTATGTAAATTATCTGGAAGAGGTTTAGGAAAAACTGGTGGAACTGTTGATAAGTTAGAATCATTTCCTGGATGAAAATCAGAAGTTACAAATGATGAATTTGTAAATGTAATTAATAAGGCAAATATGAGTCTTATTGCTCAATCAGATAATATCGTTCCAGCTGATAAAAAAATTTATGCTTTAAGAGATGTAACAGGAACAATAGATTCAATGCCTTTAATTGTTGCTTCAATTATGAGTAAAAAACTAATTGTTGAAAATGATGGGTTAATACTAGATGTAAAAACTGGTAATGGTGCATTTATGGCAACAATAGAAGATGCTAAAGATTTAGCAAATCGTATGATTGAGGTTGGAAAACAATACAACAGAAAAGTTGCAGTAGTTCTTACAAATATGGATAAACCACTAGGAAGAGCTATTGGGAATGCTATAGAAGTTAAAGAAGCTTGAGAAACATTAAATGGTAATGGTCCAAAAGATTTTAATGAATTAATTGCTACACTAGTTGGAATTACTTTATTACAAGCTAAAATTTTTACTGACTTAGCAACTGCAAAACAAGATGTTTTAAAAAGATTACAATCAAAACAAGCTGCACATTATTTAAAAGAATTTGTAACAGCACAAGGTGGAGATTGAAGTGTTTTAGAAAATTATGATGAAGTGTTTAAATGTAAAAACAAAATAGAAATTAAAGCAGTTAATAGTGGATTTATTAGATATAAAAGAGCTGAAGAATTTGGAATGATTTTAATTGAACTAGGTGCTGGTAGATTTAAAAAAACTGATACTATTGATCATGCTGCTGGAATTTATTTAGATAAACAATATGGTGATTATGTTAACGCTGGTGATGTAATTATGACACTTTATACAAATAAAGAAGTAAATCTAAAATGAAAAGAAATGGTTCATGAAACATATGAACTTTTAGAAAAAGAACCAGTAAAAGAAGTAATTTGAGAAATCATTTCTGATGATGTTAAATAA
- the gpmI gene encoding 2,3-bisphosphoglycerate-independent phosphoglycerate mutase — MKVKRPVLLAILDGWGISEPDKGNAVDNANMVFVEYLKKTYPWLKAHASGKWVGLPENQMGNSEVGHIHLGSGRINLESLAKLNHETKTNNIAKNDEIVKTFEYVKKNNSALHLMGLFSNGGVHSHFDHMITIYKAAIDYGITNIKFDLITDGRDTKPKLAYDFIKDLLELIKQNNNIGIISSISGRYYAMDRDKRFDRSRIAYNAIVNRNNVRSFTNILDYIQQEYMINHDDEMIIPAFNQDDLNGNLKANDAIIMTNFRPDRAIQISSILTNKNYIAWQNEAFSDAEFIGDKIRFVSMMKYSDSITSPHIAYPPKPLTNTLGQYLSQLGLKQLRIAETEKIAHVTFFFDGGNDYFKNGLAKNDEITLANAYIDLIPSAKVATYDLKPQMSAVEITDKLLEEIKKDEFDFIVLNFANCDMVGHTGNNKATEIACKTLDDQLKRIHEEFVLRHNGIMVITADHGNAEIMIDKDGQVNKKHTTSLVPIIITDLNTKLKQNDPAIAKVAPTILDLMNIEIPKEMELESMIDHN; from the coding sequence ATGAAAGTAAAAAGACCAGTTTTACTAGCAATTCTAGATGGTTGAGGAATTAGTGAACCTGATAAGGGGAATGCTGTTGATAATGCAAATATGGTATTTGTAGAGTACTTAAAAAAAACTTATCCTTGACTAAAAGCTCATGCCTCAGGAAAATGAGTAGGTCTTCCAGAAAATCAAATGGGAAATTCTGAAGTTGGACATATTCATTTAGGATCTGGAAGAATCAATCTAGAATCTTTAGCAAAACTAAATCATGAAACAAAAACTAATAACATAGCAAAAAATGATGAAATTGTTAAAACTTTTGAATATGTTAAAAAAAATAATAGTGCTTTGCATTTAATGGGATTGTTTTCAAATGGTGGTGTTCATTCTCATTTTGATCATATGATAACTATTTATAAAGCAGCGATTGATTATGGTATTACAAATATTAAGTTTGATTTAATTACTGATGGAAGAGACACTAAACCAAAATTAGCTTATGATTTTATTAAGGATTTATTAGAATTAATAAAACAAAATAATAATATTGGAATTATTTCTTCAATTAGTGGAAGATATTATGCAATGGATCGTGATAAAAGATTTGATAGATCACGTATTGCTTATAATGCTATTGTTAATAGAAATAATGTTAGATCATTTACAAACATATTAGATTACATACAACAAGAATATATGATAAATCACGATGATGAAATGATTATTCCAGCATTTAATCAAGATGATTTAAATGGTAATTTAAAAGCAAATGATGCAATTATTATGACTAATTTTCGTCCAGATAGAGCTATTCAAATTTCATCAATTTTAACTAATAAAAACTATATAGCTTGACAAAATGAAGCATTTAGCGATGCTGAATTTATTGGAGATAAAATTAGATTTGTTTCTATGATGAAATATTCAGATAGTATAACTTCACCACATATTGCTTATCCACCAAAACCTTTAACAAATACTTTAGGTCAATATTTATCACAACTTGGGTTAAAACAATTAAGAATTGCTGAAACTGAAAAAATTGCTCACGTTACTTTCTTTTTTGATGGAGGAAATGACTATTTTAAAAATGGTTTAGCAAAAAATGATGAAATTACTTTAGCTAATGCTTATATTGATTTAATTCCTTCAGCAAAAGTTGCAACTTATGATTTAAAACCACAAATGTCTGCTGTTGAAATTACAGATAAATTATTAGAAGAAATTAAAAAAGATGAATTTGATTTTATAGTTTTAAACTTTGCAAATTGTGATATGGTAGGTCATACTGGAAATAACAAAGCTACTGAAATTGCATGTAAAACTTTAGATGATCAATTAAAACGTATTCATGAAGAATTTGTTTTAAGACATAATGGAATTATGGTAATTACAGCAGATCATGGTAATGCTGAAATAATGATTGATAAAGATGGACAAGTAAATAAAAAACATACAACTTCATTAGTTCCAATTATTATTACTGATCTAAACACTAAACTAAAACAAAACGATCCAGCAATTGCTAAAGTTGCTCCAACTATTTTAGATTTAATGAATATTGAAATTCCAAAAGAAATGGAATTAGAATCAATGATCGATCATAATTAA
- a CDS encoding DUF6088 family protein, translating into MSYLSQIQNRIDHFEPAKIFISQDFSDIASNETVRRTLNKLVEEDKIKRIINGFYYNPSYIELIHEYEPFEVEELAYSIARKYNWEIAPFGIACLNILGLSTQVPARIIFVSSGKNKIYNIDGWIIEFKKVSNKEICNMSWTTKIVIQAIKEIGKGKLTKKDIRIIRNNLSVLEKQNLLKEAKYTTTWIFDYIKQICKE; encoded by the coding sequence ATGTCATATTTATCACAAATTCAAAATAGAATTGATCACTTTGAACCTGCAAAAATTTTCATTAGTCAGGACTTTTCAGACATAGCTTCTAATGAAACTGTTCGTAGAACATTAAATAAGCTAGTAGAAGAAGACAAAATCAAAAGAATCATCAATGGTTTTTATTATAATCCCTCATATATTGAACTTATTCATGAATATGAACCATTTGAAGTTGAAGAACTAGCATATTCTATTGCTAGAAAATATAATTGAGAAATTGCTCCTTTTGGTATTGCCTGTTTAAATATATTAGGTTTATCAACGCAAGTTCCAGCAAGAATAATTTTTGTTTCTAGTGGTAAAAACAAAATATATAACATAGATGGATGAATTATAGAATTTAAAAAAGTTAGTAATAAAGAAATTTGCAATATGTCTTGAACAACAAAAATTGTTATTCAAGCCATTAAAGAAATTGGTAAAGGCAAATTAACTAAAAAAGACATTAGAATAATTAGAAATAATTTATCAGTACTTGAAAAACAAAACTTACTAAAAGAAGCAAAATACACAACTACATGAATTTTTGATTATATCAAACAAATTTGTAAGGAATAA
- a CDS encoding nucleotidyl transferase AbiEii/AbiGii toxin family protein, producing the protein MNKFYVKTNSELRALIIRTANTKRIPNAVVEKDYWVSFLLDYIFSESKWSNSFTFKGGTSLSKCFNLIERFSEDIDLILDWKLFGYESNELYIERTKKGQNKFNNELNEKVVAFLKGELLKELNEKLKEYNLEFWIDPEDPNSILCDYPKIFQSDYLSKKIKLEIGCLGKWTPAEDVKIKPLISEVYPDVFKQSAIIRTISPERTFWEKTLILHSVCNKSEEKPLNTRYARHYYDLYCLYNSIYKKKALDDINLLLDATQFKKKFYWSKSANYDDVLENKNLKLIPDEFRIEQVKKDYVDMENMFYGHIPSIEQIFETLKKLEVEINDKLKTN; encoded by the coding sequence ATGAATAAATTTTATGTAAAAACAAATTCAGAGTTAAGAGCTTTAATAATACGTACAGCAAATACAAAAAGAATACCAAACGCTGTTGTTGAAAAAGATTATTGAGTTAGTTTCTTATTAGATTATATTTTTAGTGAAAGCAAATGATCTAATTCATTTACTTTTAAAGGTGGAACTTCACTTTCTAAATGCTTTAATTTAATTGAAAGATTTTCTGAAGATATAGATTTAATATTAGATTGAAAACTCTTTGGATATGAAAGTAATGAACTATATATAGAAAGAACAAAAAAGGGTCAAAATAAATTTAATAATGAATTAAATGAAAAAGTAGTGGCGTTTTTAAAAGGTGAACTTTTAAAAGAATTAAATGAAAAATTAAAAGAATATAATTTAGAATTTTGAATTGATCCAGAAGATCCTAACAGTATTTTATGTGACTATCCTAAGATATTTCAATCAGATTATTTATCTAAAAAAATTAAACTAGAAATAGGTTGTCTTGGTAAGTGAACTCCTGCTGAAGATGTAAAAATTAAACCTTTAATTTCTGAAGTATATCCTGATGTATTTAAACAATCTGCTATTATAAGAACTATTAGTCCTGAAAGAACTTTTTGAGAAAAAACACTTATTTTACACTCTGTATGTAATAAGTCTGAAGAAAAACCACTTAATACTAGATATGCTAGACATTATTATGATTTGTATTGCTTATACAATTCAATTTATAAGAAAAAAGCTCTTGATGATATAAATTTACTTTTAGATGCTACTCAATTTAAAAAGAAATTTTATTGATCAAAATCTGCAAATTATGATGATGTTTTAGAAAATAAAAATCTAAAACTAATACCAGATGAGTTTAGAATAGAGCAAGTTAAAAAAGATTATGTTGATATGGAAAACATGTTTTATGGACATATTCCATCAATAGAACAAATATTTGAAACACTAAAAAAACTGGAAGTTGAAATTAATGATAAACTAAAAACAAATTAA
- a CDS encoding HAD-IIB family hydrolase, translated as MNKPEIKLLILDMDGTSYYKMGPIIEKNIEPLKKIINKGVKVVFVTGRPVLAKLNSLKHHGLLVDHQLIAGYNAACIYDLSKDQILLSNPISTDKAKKVFDLVTSDKYKNSGIKIWGYVDDLKTVITNKWTQNPSDYHDETVFFDGQVLEYKDIKDDFNFKFFKLLGFDANKEFYDILVNELNFNIATNDNKLAEINKKNVNKKLAVEWFSNYFNIDLKNIAAIGDGMNDWEMINHVGYKVAIKNSVEPIKKIANIYIDKTAEQGAVEDFIKHYILGE; from the coding sequence ATGAATAAACCAGAGATTAAGTTATTAATATTAGATATGGATGGGACTAGTTATTATAAAATGGGTCCTATTATAGAAAAAAATATTGAACCATTAAAAAAAATAATAAATAAAGGAGTTAAAGTAGTTTTTGTTACAGGACGACCTGTTTTAGCAAAACTAAATAGTTTAAAACATCACGGTTTGTTAGTTGATCATCAATTAATTGCTGGATATAATGCAGCTTGTATTTATGATTTAAGTAAAGATCAAATTTTATTATCAAATCCAATTAGTACAGATAAAGCAAAAAAAGTATTTGATTTAGTAACTAGTGATAAATATAAAAATAGTGGTATTAAAATTTGAGGATATGTTGATGATTTAAAAACTGTAATAACTAATAAATGAACTCAAAATCCAAGTGATTATCATGATGAAACTGTTTTTTTTGATGGTCAAGTTCTTGAATATAAAGATATTAAAGATGATTTTAATTTTAAATTCTTTAAGCTTTTAGGTTTTGATGCAAACAAAGAATTTTATGATATTTTAGTTAATGAATTGAATTTTAACATAGCTACAAATGATAATAAACTAGCTGAAATTAATAAAAAAAATGTTAATAAAAAATTAGCTGTAGAATGATTTTCAAACTATTTTAATATTGATTTGAAAAACATTGCAGCAATTGGTGATGGAATGAATGATTGAGAAATGATAAATCATGTAGGATATAAAGTAGCTATTAAAAACTCAGTTGAACCAATTAAAAAAATAGCAAATATTTATATAGATAAAACAGCTGAACAAGGTGCAGTTGAAGATTTTATTAAACACTATATACTAGGAGAATAA
- the tpiA gene encoding triose-phosphate isomerase, with the protein MKKKVIFGNWKMNGTNESLTDFLNQVDNKVDSSKIIAGLAVPYVMLQTGLKLAKNVKIAAQNVHYKDKGAYTGEISTTMLKEIGVEYVIIGHSERREMFNETDLDVNKKAKVLLENNITPIICCGETLQTKESGKTIEFVNNQINIMFEGIKKEDAIKAIIAYEPIWAIGTGKTATSSDAEEVCKQIRNNLAKIYDKNTAEQIIIQYGGSVKPSNIQEYLKMPNIDGALVGGASLLASDYLGLVNYNE; encoded by the coding sequence ATGAAAAAAAAGGTAATTTTTGGTAATTGAAAAATGAATGGGACTAATGAAAGTTTGACAGATTTTTTAAACCAAGTAGATAATAAAGTAGATAGTTCAAAAATTATAGCAGGATTAGCTGTACCTTATGTAATGTTACAAACTGGGCTAAAACTTGCAAAAAATGTTAAAATAGCTGCTCAAAACGTACATTATAAAGATAAGGGTGCTTATACTGGAGAAATTTCAACTACAATGCTAAAAGAAATTGGAGTTGAATATGTAATTATTGGACATTCTGAAAGAAGAGAAATGTTTAATGAAACTGATTTAGATGTTAATAAAAAGGCTAAAGTTTTATTAGAAAACAATATAACTCCAATTATTTGTTGTGGTGAAACTTTACAAACTAAAGAAAGTGGAAAAACTATTGAATTTGTAAATAATCAAATTAATATAATGTTTGAAGGTATTAAAAAAGAAGATGCAATCAAAGCAATTATTGCTTATGAACCAATTTGAGCAATTGGTACTGGAAAAACAGCAACAAGTAGTGATGCTGAAGAAGTATGCAAACAAATCAGAAATAATTTAGCAAAAATTTATGATAAAAATACAGCTGAACAAATTATTATTCAGTATGGTGGAAGTGTTAAACCATCAAATATTCAAGAATATTTAAAAATGCCAAATATTGATGGAGCTTTAGTTGGGGGAGCTTCTTTATTAGCTAGTGATTATTTAGGTTTAGTTAACTATAATGAATAA
- the nagB gene encoding glucosamine-6-phosphate deaminase, giving the protein MKLIVLENEEQVANKAAQIISEQIKNKPNSVLGLATGSTPINTYKKLIQMYQEKQISFKDVISFNLDEYKDIDKNNKQSYYYFMNNQLFDFININKNNCYIPDESFYNNPIAYDELIKKANGIDLQLLGIGINGHIGFNEPDSSFDSLTQIVDLTDSTIKANSRFFDSIDQVPTQAISMGLQSIMNAKKILLLATGINKSEAIYHLIQGQITKKWPCTILQKHNDVTIIIDKNAASKLTNLKAN; this is encoded by the coding sequence ATGAAACTAATAGTTTTAGAAAATGAAGAACAAGTTGCAAATAAAGCAGCACAAATCATAAGTGAACAAATCAAAAATAAACCTAATAGTGTATTAGGTTTAGCAACTGGTTCAACACCAATAAATACTTATAAAAAACTAATTCAAATGTATCAAGAAAAACAAATTAGCTTTAAAGATGTTATTAGTTTTAATTTAGATGAATATAAAGATATAGATAAAAATAATAAGCAATCTTATTATTATTTTATGAATAATCAATTATTTGATTTTATTAATATAAATAAAAATAATTGTTATATACCTGATGAAAGTTTTTATAATAACCCAATAGCTTATGATGAACTAATTAAAAAAGCTAATGGTATTGATTTACAACTTTTAGGAATTGGAATTAATGGTCATATTGGATTTAATGAACCAGATTCAAGTTTTGACTCTTTAACTCAAATTGTAGATTTAACCGATTCAACTATTAAAGCAAATTCAAGATTTTTTGATTCAATAGATCAAGTACCAACTCAAGCAATTTCAATGGGTTTACAATCAATAATGAATGCTAAAAAAATTTTATTACTAGCAACTGGAATAAATAAATCTGAAGCTATTTATCATTTAATTCAAGGACAAATTACAAAAAAATGACCTTGTACAATATTACAAAAACATAATGATGTCACAATAATTATTGATAAAAATGCAGCAAGTAAATTAACTAATTTAAAGGCTAATTAG
- a CDS encoding phospho-sugar mutase yields the protein MSFNKLDKTYLSWVNHPNLDLELKELLNKADDNELNAAFNLELKFGTAGIRGILGAGPGRFNVYTIKKVTIAYVKLLKTKYTNQLDKGVVIGHDNRHNSKKFAKLVADILTSFNIKAYLFKDNQLQPTPVVSFATKQLNCIGGIVITASHNPAEYNGYKIYDPYGCQLMPNDTDLIASEMNKISNILDWTFQANDDLLQEVDQIVIDKYFEMIKNLEFYKDNKTSKSNLKIIYSAVNGTGSLYTPIVLKQSGYQVIEVKEYAFEDETFKNVINPNPEFDPAWKIPLEYAKKYDADIIILNDPDADRFGMAVKHNNEFIRLNGNQTGAILIDWKLSNLKRLNKLPKNPALYSSFVTSDLGDRIASETYNANVVKTLTGFKWMGQEMLKEPLNGLNFVFAYEESYGYVIDDSTRDKDGIQASIIAAEACWYYKNQNMTLVDYLNQLYEKYGYYYTTTYNLNFKPEEKDSKIAPIMKLLRTTGIKQINNLKVVKIEDYINGLYNMPSEDLLKIYLEDKSWIAIRPSGTEPKLKIYFVIVDSSLQKAENKAEKIYKELKEILNI from the coding sequence ATGAGCTTTAATAAATTAGATAAAACTTATTTAAGTTGAGTTAATCATCCTAATTTAGATCTAGAGTTAAAAGAACTATTAAATAAAGCAGATGATAACGAACTAAATGCCGCTTTTAATTTAGAATTAAAATTTGGTACAGCAGGAATTAGAGGAATTTTAGGAGCAGGACCTGGTAGATTTAATGTTTATACTATTAAAAAAGTAACTATTGCTTATGTTAAATTATTAAAAACTAAATATACAAATCAATTAGATAAAGGTGTTGTTATTGGTCATGATAATAGACATAACTCTAAAAAGTTTGCTAAATTAGTTGCTGATATTTTAACAAGTTTTAACATTAAAGCCTATTTATTTAAAGATAATCAATTACAACCAACTCCAGTAGTTTCTTTTGCAACTAAGCAGTTAAATTGTATTGGTGGAATTGTAATTACTGCTTCTCATAATCCAGCTGAATATAATGGGTATAAAATATATGATCCATATGGATGCCAATTAATGCCAAATGATACTGATTTGATTGCTAGTGAAATGAATAAAATTTCAAATATTTTAGATTGAACATTTCAAGCTAATGATGATTTATTGCAAGAAGTTGATCAAATTGTAATTGATAAATATTTTGAAATGATTAAAAACTTAGAGTTTTATAAAGATAATAAAACTAGCAAGTCTAATTTAAAAATTATTTATTCAGCAGTAAATGGAACTGGTAGTTTATATACTCCAATTGTTTTAAAACAATCAGGATATCAAGTAATAGAAGTAAAAGAATATGCTTTTGAAGATGAAACTTTTAAAAATGTAATTAATCCTAATCCTGAATTTGATCCAGCATGAAAAATACCACTAGAATATGCTAAAAAATATGATGCTGATATTATTATTTTAAATGATCCAGATGCTGATAGATTTGGTATGGCTGTTAAGCATAATAATGAATTTATTAGATTAAATGGTAATCAAACTGGAGCTATTTTAATTGATTGAAAACTAAGTAATTTAAAACGTTTAAATAAATTACCAAAAAATCCAGCTTTATATTCTAGTTTTGTAACAAGTGATCTTGGTGATAGAATTGCTAGTGAAACTTATAATGCTAATGTAGTTAAGACTTTAACTGGATTTAAATGAATGGGTCAAGAAATGTTAAAAGAGCCTTTAAATGGTTTAAATTTTGTGTTTGCTTATGAAGAAAGTTATGGTTATGTAATTGATGATTCAACAAGAGATAAAGATGGAATCCAAGCATCAATTATTGCAGCTGAAGCTTGCTGATATTATAAAAATCAAAATATGACTTTAGTTGATTATTTAAATCAGTTATATGAAAAATATGGATATTATTACACAACTACTTATAATTTAAACTTTAAACCTGAAGAAAAAGATTCAAAAATTGCTCCAATTATGAAATTATTAAGAACTACAGGAATTAAACAAATTAATAATTTAAAAGTAGTTAAAATTGAAGATTATATTAATGGGTTATATAATATGCCATCTGAAGATTTATTAAAAATTTATTTAGAAGATAAATCTTGAATTGCAATTAGACCATCAGGAACAGAACCTAAATTAAAAATTTATTTTGTAATAGTTGATAGTTCTTTACAAAAAGCAGAAAATAAAGCTGAAAAGATCTATAAAGAATTAAAAGAAATTTTAAATATTTAG